In Paenibacillus durus, the DNA window CGCAGCTTCCTGATTTCTTATTTCTTCAGACATGTGATTACCCTCCTCGATTCAAAACCCCATTTATTTAAACCCGCACTAGAGCAGGGTTCAAAACATACATCTTTAACAAATGCCCCGCTATAGATGTTACTATCCTATTATGTTCCAAATAATAACGGCTATGCCGCTTTATTTCCCGCTTGGCTTACCGGTCTCCAGCATCTCGCGAATCCGGGCCATGATAAGATCGGTAACCGCTTCAGCCGAATCGCTGCCGCCTGCGGCATATTCGCTCAGATCAATCGGAGCGCCGTAAACGACGACCATCCGGCGAAAAGGCTTGTATGGGCCGATTATCGCCGCCGGTACAACTGCCGCGCCACTGCGGAGGGCAAAAGTCGCCGCTCCTTTTTTGGCAATTCCGCTGTCGCTGTTCCGCGTTCCTTCCGGGAAAATGCCCATTACTTGCCCGCTTCTAAGCAAATTAAGCGCCGTTTTAATGGATTCTTTGCTTACACCGCCGCGTTTAACCGGAAAAGCGCCCACCTGTCTGACTAGCCGGCCGAGTACAGGAACCTTGAACAGCTCAGCCTTGGCCATATAGTTCACTTTGCGCTCCAGCTTGATGCCCATAGTAAAAGGATCAAGATTGCTGGTGTGGTTGCCGCATAGCAGTACTCCGCCCTCGTTCGGAATATTTTCAATTCCCACCGTCTTAAGCGGAAACAGAACGGCATAGATCAAGCGAAGCAATCCTCGGCAAATGACATAAATCATTAATGATTTCTCTCCCCGCGGGCATAAGATCTGCAATGGGACACGATGGTCTCCACAACCTGTACGATATCCATCGACGTCGTATCGAGCAGAATGCTGTCATCCGCACGCCGCAGCGGCGAAATTTCCCGGCTCTGATCCAGAAGGTCGCGCTGCGCAATATCGTTCTCAAGCTGCTCCAGAGTTACCTGTTCCGCATCTTTCAGCTCCTTGTAGCGGCGGAGCGCACGCTCCTTCACGCTTGCCGTCATGAAAATTTTCACTTCAGCATCCGGCAGTACGGTTGTGCCGATATCGCGGCCGTCCATCACGACTCCTTTACCAAGCGCCATCTCGCGCTGCAGCTGACTCAGCCTTGTTCGGATGGACTCAATCTTGGCATACTGCGATACCATGCCGCTGACCTGCAAACTGCGGATATGAGGAGTCACGTCTTCCCCGTTGATTATCACTTTCTGCACTTCTTCTCCGGGTATTAATTCAATCACCATATTTC includes these proteins:
- a CDS encoding lysophospholipid acyltransferase family protein, whose product is MIYVICRGLLRLIYAVLFPLKTVGIENIPNEGGVLLCGNHTSNLDPFTMGIKLERKVNYMAKAELFKVPVLGRLVRQVGAFPVKRGGVSKESIKTALNLLRSGQVMGIFPEGTRNSDSGIAKKGAATFALRSGAAVVPAAIIGPYKPFRRMVVVYGAPIDLSEYAAGGSDSAEAVTDLIMARIREMLETGKPSGK
- the cmk gene encoding (d)CMP kinase, whose protein sequence is MVRQGTHIADKINVAIDGPAGAGKSTVARMVAQKLSYIYVDTGAMYRAVTWYMIRKDIMPEDHDNVLQTVRNMVIELIPGEEVQKVIINGEDVTPHIRSLQVSGMVSQYAKIESIRTRLSQLQREMALGKGVVMDGRDIGTTVLPDAEVKIFMTASVKERALRRYKELKDAEQVTLEQLENDIAQRDLLDQSREISPLRRADDSILLDTTSMDIVQVVETIVSHCRSYARGERNH